In Ruminiclostridium josui JCM 17888, the genomic window ATGACATGCCATAGCCACTATTATTCCATGCTCTCTACGAGCTGCATAATATGTATCAATGGGTTCACTTAGAAATACTTTGTCAAGTATTTCTATTGCTTTAATATCACATGCTTTCACTCCAAAAATCACAAAAGGTTGATTTATTAACTCAGTTGGAGTTATTACTATTTTCCCGTTTTCCTTATGGCAGTTATATAGGGTTTCGCTTTGTGGGAAAAAGAAGTCTTTTGGAGATTTAACGGTCTTTAAGGTATCCAAATCCACTTCTGCATCCTTTGTCCAAAGTCCATAATTTACTTGGTCAGACTTTTTTACTGGCAAATACAAGTTTTTAGTATTTGCAATAGCAGTAAATAACGTTTGCAATTGATTTTTCGCTATCTTATACATACCCTATTTCCTTTCTCCAACAATACTTGGTTCTACATCCTCAAGTGTAAAGCTGGTCAATGGCCCTTTGCTTTGTGCATCTTCACCCGCCTGAAATTCTCCATAAAACTCATTAATATCCTTGATAAACTTTCTGTTCAGTAAGTGCAGTGGTATGCCTTGTGGACATACTCTGCTACATTCACCGCAATCTGTGCAGCGACCAGCTACGTGAAATGCACGTATTATGTGAAACATCTTTTCTTCAAAGCTATCAACATTAGCCTTCTGTGCAGAATCAAAGTTATTACTATCAAAGACACATTTTCTACAGCTACAAGCCGGACATGCATTTCTACAAGCATTACATCTAATGCACTTTGACAACTCGTTCTGCCAGAATATAAAACGCTCTTCTGATGTCATAGCCTCAAGCTTCTCTACCATATCAAAACGGCTGGTAACATCTTCGTTTTGATATGCAGTATTTATTTCTATTAATTCATCAAATATCTTGTGCTCTTTGCCTTTACAAACTGTACACCTTTCCATAAGTGCATCCTTAGCTGCCATAGTCTTTTGACCATAGATTGTCTGCACCTTTAGGTTTTCACCATCTATTTCAATGCTTTCTATACCTTTTATACCGGCTTTATTTATCTTTTCAACACTATAGTTTCCAGAGCAACTAACACCAATAATGTATGCTTTTTCTCTATCAACTCTGTGCTCTTTTATTAATTGATTAAAGCTATATGTGTCACATGGTTTTAAGAATACCAATGTCTTTCCATCTAGCTTACTGGCTTCTATCATATATTTACTCAGGTTTGCCCCGCAAAAACCGTTGTATGTAAAGGAAGTCAATTCGTCTGTGCAATTAAAAAATGCTGGTTCAGGATTGTACGCCAAATCGCCCTTCTTCCATCCTAGAACCCGAGCCACTTCACCCTTTGAAAGAAGTTCTTTCGCCCGCTCAATTATCTTTTGCATCGTAAATCCCCCAATCTCACATTTTCACCTAATGAATGAATCTTTTCTACAAATTCGTTCATAACTGTGGAGAATTTAACACCTTCTGCTGCTGATACCCACTCAACTCGAGTACGTCCATTTTCTATTCCCAAATAATTAAGCATTGAGAATAGCAGTGTCATTCTTCTTCTTGTGTAATAGTTACCAGTACTGTAGTGACAGTCCCCTGGGTGACATCCGCATAGAATAACCCCATCTGCTCCTTTTTCAAAGGCTCTCAGAATGAACATAGGATTCACACGGCAAGAGCAAGGTACTTTTATAATCTTTACATCAGCAGGGTAAGAAAGTCGGCTTGTTCCTGCAAGGTCTGCACCTGCATAGCTACACCAGTTGCAGCAAAATGCAACTATATTGGGCTTGAATTCTTTATTATCTATCTGCATATTGCATCTACCTCCGCAAGAATTTGTCGGTTTGAGAAGCCTTGAAGATCCATTGCTCCAGATGGGCATACAACGGTACATGCTCCGCACCCTTGACAAATAGCACTATTTACAAATGCTACTCTCCTTGTTTCTCGTACACCATGATCATTAACTTCTTTATCCTGATAGGATATAGCCCCATATGGACATACGTGCTCACAATTTGAACAACCATTGCAGAAAAGCTCGTTAGCTTTTGCAACGCATGGATTTGTTACTAACTTATCTTTAGCTAATAATCCTATTGCTTTAACAGCCGCCGCTCCAGCCTGTGCTACAGTTTCTGGGATATCCTTTGGTCCTTGACATACTCCTGACAAAAATACCCCTGCTGTTGGTGACTCAACTGGTCTTAACTTTGGATGAGCCTCTGTCAAGAAATTATTGGTATCTATACTAGCAGTAAGCATTGTAGCTATTTCTCTAACTGAAGGGTCAGGTTCAATGGCAGTTGCAAGAACTACCATATCAACATTGAGCATAATTCTCTTATTATCTAGCATATCAACAGCCTGTACCAGCAAGTGACCATCTACTTCTGCCACCTTACCAACCTGGCCCTTGATATAATTCACTCCGTATTCCTCTACTGCTCTTCTGTAGAATTCATCAAAATTCTTACCTGGAGTACGTACATCAATATAAAATACATGTACATCAATATCAGGATATTTGTCTTTTATAAGCATTGCATGCTTTGCAGTATACATACAGCAAATCTTTGAGCAATAGCTCTTTCCTCTGCAGGTTACATCACGTGAACCAACACACTGAATAAAAGCTACAGACTTTGGCTTTTCATGATTTGAGAGACGAACTAATTTACCCTTTGTAGGGCCCGCTGCATTTGTCAGACGTTCAAATTCTAAAGATGTAATAACGTCCGGACTTTGGTTATATGAATATTCATCAAACTTATCTAAGCTGATGGTATCAAAGCCTGTTGCAACTACTATAGCTCCATAGTTTCCTGTAATAATCTCATCTTTTTGCTCATAATCAATAGCTCCTGCCGCACAAACCTTTGCACATACTCCGCATTTGCCAGTTTTGAATTTTGTACACTGTTCCCTATCGATAACAGGCACATTAGGAACTGCTTGTGCAAAGGGTGTGTATATAGCACTTCGGTTGCTTAAACCTCTATTAAATTCGCTCTTTCCTTTTTTGGAAGGACATTTCTCTGTACAAACTCCACATCCTGTACATTTACTCATGTCAACACTACGTGCTTTTTTACGTATATCTACAAAGAAATCTCCTACAAAGCCGCTTACCTTTTCTACTTCACTGTATGTATAGGAAGCTGCTTCCACCATTTTTGGTGTCAGTATACAGGCAGAACAGTCTAGAGTTGGGAAGGTTTTATCCAACTGAGACATTCTACCACCGATACTTGGAGTTTTCTCAACTATATCTACTTCATATCCCGCATCTGCGATATCAATTGCCGTCTGAATACCAGCAATTCCACCACCGATAACCAGCGCTCTTTTTACTACTTTACTTTCGCCTGCCTGAAGAGGCGTGTTTAAATTTACTTTTGCAATTGCTGCTCTGGCAAGAATAACTGCTTTTTCTGTTGCTTCTTCTCTATCTTTATGAATCCATGAACAATGCTCACGAATATTGGCTATTTCAACCAAAAAAGGATTTAAGCCAGCTTTTTCAGCTGCCTTTCTAAATGTATTCTCATGCATACGAGGAGAACAGGAACAAACTACTACTCCCGTCAACTGCTTTTCTTTAATTGCTTCACGTATCTTACTCTGACCTGCTTCTGAACACATGTATTGATATTCTTCGGCGTGAACCACACCTTGTTCTTTTTTAACCATCTCAACAACTTTTTCAACATCTACAGTTGCTGCTATATTTGTGCCACAATGGCAAACAAATACTCCTATTCTTTGCAATTAATTCACCTCCAAACCTTTTTTACTTACTATACTTACGAAATGCACTTGCCAATAACTGCTGTGGAACCTCTTCATCCAAGAGTTCTGGTACCTCATCCGGTAATAGATAATTCTGTCCTTTTTGACGAATAACCATTAATCGAACTGCTTCTATCAGCCTTGCTGGCTTTACATCTCTTGGGCAACGTTCTACACAAGCAAAACAGGAAAGACATTTCCAAAGGCTTGTGGATTCCATTAATTCATTTACTTTGTTGTTTTGTACATATGATACAAACTGATGTGGCCTTATATCCATTTCTTCGTAAGAGGGACATGAGGCAGAGCATTTTCCACACTTCATACATTTTCTTGTATCTACATTGCTAATCTCTTTTACCAGTTGTGCTTGTTCCGTATTTGCTTTCTGCACTTTACACACCCCCTTATTCATCCTTTAAACCTAATGCCTCTGCCAGTATTTCAGTAAAATAATGTACTTTGAGCTTATTCGCTTCGCCACTTTTTTTCAAATTATATAAACATAGAGGACAGGCTGTTATAATCTCTTCTGCACCTTTATATGTAGCGGAATCCATAATTTTATCTACCATTGTTCCTGCTAATTCTTTTTCTTTTAAGGAAATATATCCACCGCAGCATTCATTTCTATATGGATAAATAATTGCTTCTGCACCAAGAGCACGAATGAAGTCTTCGATAATTGTTGGATTTTCAGCATCATCAAATTGAATTACACTGCTTGGCCTAAGAAGCATACAGCCATAATATGCGCCAATCTTTCTTCCAGTTAGTGGATTCTTTACTTTTTCTTTTAGAGTGTCAAATCCAACTTTATCCCGTAGTAATTCAAGATAATGAAATACTTGTGTTTCCCCAGTATATGGTTCTTCTAATTGAAGATAATTGTTAGCCCTTGTTCTAATATCCTCATTTTGCCTCATATCATCATTTACACGCTTTATAACGTGGTGACAGGCTGAACATACAGTTACTAAATCCTGTCCTTTTCCTTTAGCACTATTTAATACACGAACAGAGGCAAGTTTTGTAGCAATCTCGTCTGTTGCTTGTGGATACACAGCACCACAGCATTGCCATTCCTCTATTTCTTCCAACTCAAACCCCAACGCTTGGGCTGAAATTCTGGCATACTTGTCAAGAACTTTGGCTTTATTCTTTAATGTACATCCTGGATAATAACTATAAATCATTTTAGCCTCCATGAGCCGTATACCGGCTACAAAATATTAGTGAAATTTGCTACCCATGTGTATTTGGGTTTATCTCCATTGATTACTCAATGAAAAAAATTTACACGTTATTGATAAAAATTTAACATTCTTATCCGCATTATTTACCTCATAATCTTTCTTGCCCGCGTTTTTTTAGAACTATTCCACCTTTTACCTGGCAAAATGTTCTGATGAACTATCAATTCATGCGCTTTATTTTGTATTGTTAATTATTTAACAATACGTTTTACAACCTATGACAAAAAAATGATAAACACCTATTTTGGCTTCTCATTTTATTAATAATATGTTTTAACAACATACTTATTAATAATATACTTTAATATTAGTTTGTCAAGCTTAGGATTTTGTAGAATTTTTGCAGGATTATTATTTTTAGATAAATTGGCGTATTATAGATACGGAGTTTTGAAATTAAAACTTAACATAGAATACTTTACTTATACCTTTTTCAATAACAGTAGTCACATAGTAGTCAGTCTGTAAATTTATCATTATACTAATAAAAATATAAAAAAACCGCTAGTCTAAAAAACTAACGGCTCTTCTTGGTTGCGGGAGCAGGACTTGAACCTACGACCTTCGGGTTATGAGCCCGACGAGCTACCAACTGCTCCACCCCGCGATGACTATATTTAAAGTATGTTCAGTAGTTAATGATTTTATTCATTACCGCTGACAACTATTATAATTTAACACATAATTTTAAAAATTGCAAGTGTTTTTTAATAGAATTTTATGCTTGTAAATTAAGACAGTATTTTAAATAAATTTACAAAAAGTATACATATTTTTCACAAAATTATTATTAAATTATATATGATTATGCTTTTTTAAGTTATCAAATATAGGAGGAATTAAAATGATTAAAAACTCTATAAGAAAACAGCTTTTCTCATAATTACCGGTCTAATATTCAGCGTTATATTATCCGGTTGTGGTAAACCTGGTTCGCAGGGAAGCTCAGACCAGCCTTCCGGTCATCCGAAAATTCAGTTTGAAATGGAAAATGGAGATAAGATGACTTTTGAGCTATATCCGGAATATGCCCCCGAAACAGTAAGTAACTTTGTATCATTAGCCGAATCCGGTTTTTATGACGGCCTTACCTTTCACAGAATAATAAAGGGATTTATGGTTCAGGGCGGAGATCCCAAAGGTGACGGTACAGGAGGTTCAGACAAGAACATAAAAGGAGAATTCAGCTCAAATGGCTTTGCACAGAACACCCTGAAGCATACAAAAGGAATAATATCTATGGCAAGAAGCGCTGATCCTGATTCTGCATCAAGTCAATTCTTTATAATGGATGGAACAGCAGCAAACCTTGACGGTAACTATGCTGCATTCGGTAAGCTGACAAGCGGTGAAGAAACCTTGGACAAAATAGCAAATACTCCTGTAGAATTAAATCCAAATTCAGGTGAAGTTTCACACCCCACGGAAAAAGTAATTATTAAAACAGTAACAGTCCTTGAAAAATAATTATAAAAGCATATTAGCCGGGGAACATATAATATTTTTTCGGCTTAATATGCTTTTTTATTTCTTTAACAATTAATCTTGTATTTATGGATTTATTTCTATAAAATAACATTAAATGTTTTAGTTTCTAAATCTGGTAATAGCAGTAGATTGTAAGTGGGGTTAACATGAATATTTTCAAACGGCTTGATATCGAACCATTTCACAGCGACTTTTCAAATTGCTTCGAAGAATGTATGATTTCTGTATCAAATTTCTATCAACGAAATTATATTTTGATGTATTCTCATGCATGGGGATTTGGGTTTGATATTGATAATTATAAAATAAATGGTACAGGAAATTCTATAAAAGATGACAGAGGTAGAGTATATGATCTTTATCATCTCTATCACGGCATTAAAATCTCCTTTCATGATATCAATAATCCTGAAAATGTAATCAAGATTATAATCAACCATATTGTTAATGGTAATCCTGCCGGAATCCTTATGGATACATTTTATTATTCCTGGGACCCCAATAAAAACCAACATGGAAAGCACTGGTTCCTAATATCAGGCGTTGATACGGAAAAAGAAGTTTTTTACTGCACCGATCCCTACTTTTTGCAAAAAGATGCCCTACTTAGTTTTAATGATTTTATAAGTGGGTATCTTGGAGTATTGTTTACTTTTGAAATAACAAATAATGAAGTATCGGACTACAATTGGAAAGATCTTATATTCGCCATTTCAAAAAAGCTCAAAGGTGAAAACGGTGTAAAGAATATTTTCAGCAGTATGGAAGATTTTGCAGCTAGTGTTGAAAAAGGTTTTTGTATAGAAAAAGAAACCGAATCAACCAAGAGGGTCATTGACATGCCTTACTACGTTAACCTACAATCCGTGAATCGTGGAAGGCGACAGTACGCAAAATTTCTTGAGCATACAGCAGCAAGATACCATATCCCAGAACTACTCTCTATTTCTGAAAAGCTTAAACAGGTAAGCTATAAATGGGATGTATTGAGGGGAATTTTAACAAAGGCTATTCTGAGTAAAAATGAAGAAATTATTAAGTCTAAAATTCCACCTAGTATCAGAGAAATATCTGAGATTGAAAAGAAAATCCTCAATCATTTGATTAAAACCGCATCAGATAATTCACTGCTTAATTCCAATGTCTTTAACAACACAGAAAGCGTTTCTTATATACCTGAAAAAATTAATTATAGCAGCTATACATATTTGGATTTGTCAAATTATTTCAACAATAAGGGTTTTGGAGCCTTATTGGACAAGAATGCAAAATCAAACCTAAATGGTACAGGAATGTTCTTTGTTTCTGATGATATCCCTTCTAGTGAAATATGGGAAGTTGATAGCATGAAGTTTAGATTTCCAAATGTACTTGAAAGCCAATTTGACAATATTTCATGTTCTGGTCAAGACCTGGAGTTTTCTCCCATTGATTGCAGCAGTATTATGTTGCTCGGAACGGCAGACTTCGGGAGCTTTAAGGAATCAATAATTCTCAGGTTTATGGACGGTAGTACAGAAGAAGTTATTATAGATTTTACAGAATTAATTTTTGAGCCACTGTTTGGTGAATCTGTCGCATGGGAAGGTAGAGCCTGTGAACTTCTTGACGGCAAAATACAGGTTCGTAATTCCAAAGTAAAAATATTTTCAAAAACCTATAAATTGAGCAAACCAGGTAGGGTAAAAAGTCTTTCCCTTCCCTACCTTCCCAATATACATATATTCGCTATTACAATGGTATAAAGGGCTTAATGTTAGCTATTTCCATCTTTGTACCCTTCTATGTATAAAGCCTTGAATACTAATTCGGATAAATCGTTGTTCAATTTATCGTATACTTCCAGAAGTTTTAGCTTGTCGTCACGTAAGTCATTGGCTATCCGCTTTCTGGTTTCAATTAATTGATTCTGAAGTTCCATATAACTTATATTCAGACATTCTCTATTGCATACGGAAGCGATTTTGCCTTCTATTATATTATCAATTAATTTACCTCTGCTTTGGTCTCCCATCAGCCTTTTACCTCCAATTTAATTAGTACTCGCACTTATTCCTTGTCACAAAAAGAACATATGTTCTTTTATATAGTATAATACTGTTCTTAATTTGATTCAACCCCTTTTCCATTGTTTATTTTTAAATACAATTATGGTAAACTCTGCTATGACTTGTTAAGCTTTACCGCAAAGAAAAATGAAACTGCCATTGTAGTCAAAGGTACTATTTCCTTGGCCTCCAGCCTTTCTGTAACAATAAACCCGATTAATGCCCCTGTCAAAACAAATGTAACTATTGTTTTTACATCAATTAGCTTTGCTATTTTTTCTTTCATGGCCTTTCTCCTTTCATTCTCTCAACTATATTCATCACAAAATCGGGGAAATATTCTTCTGTTTTAAGCTTTTTCAACCATATTTCAGGATTCTTCTGGGTAACTCGAACAGTTTCCTCTGCTGATTCAAAGTAATTGCCAAGTATCTTCTGACATATTTGAACCATTTCCCGTGCTTTTTCTTTTGTTTTGGGGCCTACAATCCCATCTACAGTAAGTCCTGTCACTGCTTGAAACTCTTTTATAGTCATGTCTTTTTTCTCTCCTTTTAAAACACTGTCCCTTATTGCTTCCTTTTGAGAAAGGCTTAATCCGTTGTGCTCTAGAAGCTGAACATGCCAGGGTTCATAACTAATTGGTTTAATAAGTCCGTCTTTTATCAGTTCCTCATTCATAAGTTCTTTAAACCAACTGTCGCTGATATCCATGGCAATACAATAGCAATGATTGCTTTTTCCGTATGCAGCAGCAAGGCATTCCCCTTTTTTGCTGTACACAAAGCCATCTTCTCTCTGCCAGCTGCCAGGATTACTTGCTAAAACTTCTTTTGCTATTGTCTTTTGTTTATCAATACTTCTATAGCCCGAGGTACAGAAGCAGTCCTTACCTTTTGCTATACATAGCACATTTACAGCGTTTATTAGTTTTGGGTATACACAGGCTTCATCCTTATATTTAAACTTTACAGAAGGCATATTATCTCATCTCACTTTCCTGAAAATTTCAAAGTCCCTACTATAGCCCCGATTACTGTTATTGCTGTAGTGAGTGCTTTAATAAGCTCCAGTACAATCGGAGACCATGTTTTGTTTTCTCCTTCGTTCCTCTTTTTGATATCTGTTTTTATTTCTGTTAAATCCTCTTTTATTTCCTTTACGTACACTTTTGCCTCGGTGTGGTTTTGCTCCAGAGTTCTGATTCTTTCTTCATTTATACAACGATATCCACACTCTCCCGTCATTGACAAACCCCCTTTTTACATGGCAAAAGCCAAAAAAAGGATTACCCGTTTTGTTGGTAATCCTTTTTGGCTTTGGTACTATTTAAACGTAATTCAATTATATATTCCTTCCTTATACATTAGTAAATAATGGTGTATCAGTAACTATTCTAAAATAGGTATTATCTGATGAACCTATTCCAAAACTAGTAATTGTCCCTAAATTACTATCGCCTGAATGTGTCATCCTAAGTTTGTAATTTCGTTTCTGTAATAAGACATTGTTTACATAACTTCCGCAATTTATAAGTTTATTTGCTTCATCTGATGCAAAACATAAATCTTTCCATATATACAAAGGTGCTTCTGTAACAGGGTCTATAAGTTCAGCTTTAAAGTTGCGTTGATATATTTGGGAACCCGTCCGACTTGCTCTAAATGATAGGGTTGTAAAAAATATAGTCGCATTACATCTAAATGTAGGACTTGTCCAAACTCTATTTGACTCACTTATGGAAAAAGTCCATGATGGCATAAATTGAGTTACACCGCTAGAAATACTAGTGTTATAAAATATGTTTGTTGCTATGCCCGTATCTGTTAGAGATTCGGATGGACAAAAAAAACTTCACGTGCTGTTCCTGTAACTAATCCATTTTCAGTCCCAATAGTATAAGGTGCAATTACCTTATCCGCAGTTGCATTACCATATTCCCCCCCTTCACCCAATAACTGAAAATTTTCTCCATCGCTTATAAATGAATAAATGCCTGCTTTTGGCTTAAAATCTTCACCATTAGGTTTTTTTAAACGCCTTGCTGTTCCATCAGATGAAATATTCAAAGTAGCTAGTCCTGTGGTTGGTTTTTTCAACCTTTGCTTCAAGATTTATAGCCTGCATAAAATTATATCTTTTATCCTCTATAGTAACGTAACATTCTGCTAAAGATGCACTTACAGCATCCTTTCCATTCATTGTCTGCATATTCATCCGCTCCTTTTTTTATTATTGTACAACCGTTGTCATATAAAGCTGTTCCATAGAATTCATAATGGTAACAGCATCCTGAATTACTATAGCCCTTTTGCTGTCTCCCTTTGCAACAACGACATCTTCAGGCTTAAAATTTTCAATAGCCCTTATGCTTTGAAGCTCCTGATGATGTTTTACAACATCATTCCAGAAGGAGATTCTCCCCGCTGCATCATTTGGAACATTGCCGTTGTATTTAGTGTTAAACAGAACAGCAATATCGTTTGCAATCTGATCAAGAACCCTGATTGTCTGATTTCTTCCGAAATCGCTGTTCTTGTCATCGGTGTAAGATACATAGCTGTTGATATCCTCTAATACACGAATATCATCCCCAACCCTGTGAAGAATAAATTTCCCTTCTGAAACAGCAGATTCGAGCTCGCTTTGTCTAAAATCTGCATTAACAGTAAACTCACCGTCATATACTTTGTTTGTGTTGCTCTTATTTACCGGACATCCTGCTGACATGCCTGTTACCCAGTAAACCAATGCTGACGGAGTAGTTTCATCTGCAACATCGTTTTGAACATTAATAATACCTTCATAATCTGCCGGTGTTTTGTAAAGAACCGTCTGGAACTTAACTCCCGCTTCATCCCTCATTCTCTTTGTAAACTCAACAAACAAGTCTGTTATCTCTGGGGATGTTTCCAGACATCCAAGAGTATTAAAGGAATAGGACTCTATCTTGTCCAAGAAATTCTGATAATCCTCACCAGCAATATCTTCGCCGTTAGTCCCCCCAACCAGCTGTATTCCGCTTGTTAATTCAATTTCACTAACAATAAAATCAACAAAATTATTAGGAACAAGTTCCTCCATACTTGAAACCGTTTGAGAATCTACTCTAGTTAATCCCAAGAATGTCTGAACATCAAATTTGCTCGTATTATTAACATTCTGTGCAATAACAATTTTGAGATCATTTCCTTTTGTTCCTGAATATTTTGCAGTAGCATATTTACATGCGGCCTTCTGCCCTTTATTGAGCTTGTAAAAATATCCGGCTCTTATATGCCTGAATAAGTCTCTGAGCCCTTTTAATTTCTCATCCTTTAAGTCGTAACCGAAAAGTTTTAGGGAATCCTTACGAAAGCTGTCTGCATCTACTTTAAAAATCTCTCCGTCAACACCCCAATCAAGAATCAGCGGCATTGCCACATATCCCCTTTCACTTAATGCTGCCGTTGCTCTGGATGTGCTTACAAAATTAATGTAGCTTCCAGGTAAAACCTTGTTTTGCTTAAAAAAAGTTCCTCCTCCAAGTGCCATATTAATTCACCTTTCCTTTCAAAAAATTGTTTATTGAATTATCAACCTCATCAAAGCTGTACATTTTATTACTCTCAAGCAGCACATTTAACAAGTCCTTTCGGCCTGCGTACCGTTTGCAGGAAATAATCTGTTCCTTTGAAAAGATTGGTACTTCTGAAGCTTTTGCGTTATTATTCGATTTACTTTTCTTTAAATTCATACGAGATAATCACTCCTTTTTAGACCGCATTCCATAGCAATACTTTCCATAGTCTCTTCTGGCGGTGTTTCTTTATAAACATAGAAATTGTAATTAACGTAAAAATGCAACACACCCTCAACAACCTCGCAGCTCATTTTGGAGCCTCTGTACAAATCAGATTCTATTAAAATGGATTCCAATGTGTCATAGAGCCTATCTGCCGCCTGACAAATCTCTGTATTTTTGTTTGTTGTTCCAGGAACATATTTGATTGTGAATCGCTGTTCTCTGTAATACCTCCTACTTGTTATTTGCTTTTGACTGAAATTGTTAAGGGCAATAAAAAAGCAAGGTGTAACAATCCCCTGCTCCGTCTCTTCCTTATATACCGCAACTGAGCTACCAAAATTCTGGTTAAGCTTAGCTGCAATTGCATCAATAACTTCAATTAAAATACAAACCCCTCCCTGTTGTTTGAAATGTAATTAGCATGTAACTAACCTCCTCACTGACTTTTAGACAACAAAAAAGGAACCGGAATATTTATCCGCTCCCCATTTCAAGTTCCTTTTGCAATATTTTGTTGTCTCTTTTTACAAATACTATTTTACATCATATATGCTGGTATTTTTTGGTATTGTTTTTAGAAATTTATCATGTTTTTTTCTTACGGTCTCCCATGAGAAACTCATACATTCCCCAGTCTGCTCCCAAGTCAATCCGTCTATGTAGCGATAAACCATTATCTGTCTTATGGTACTGTCTTCAATA contains:
- a CDS encoding phage tail terminator family protein; the encoded protein is MLIEVIDAIAAKLNQNFGSSVAVYKEETEQGIVTPCFFIALNNFSQKQITSRRYYREQRFTIKYVPGTTNKNTEICQAADRLYDTLESILIESDLYRGSKMSCEVVEGVLHFYVNYNFYVYKETPPEETMESIAMECGLKRSDYLV